Proteins from a single region of Stappia sp. ES.058:
- a CDS encoding sarcosine oxidase subunit alpha family protein, protein MTQENRTTEGGRIDRGTPVSFTFDGKRYAGFAGDTLASALLANDVHLVGRSFKYHRPRGIVTAGSEEPNALVGVARSQAKHASGEATPNLRATQVEIHDGLAAESQNRWPSLSFDIGAVNDKFSPLFVAGFYYKTFMWPKSFWNKVYEPFIRAAAGLGKAPKKPDTDTYANTYAHCDVLVAGGGPAGLAAALGAARNGARVILADEQAEFGGSLLHEAGAEIDGMSAADWVKAALGELSGNERVTLLPRTTVFGYFNQNFLALAERVTDHLAEPDPSLPRERMWQVRAREVVIASGAIERPLVFPENDRPGVMMAEAGRIYANRFGVLPGRRTAVATACDSAWRGAFDIAEAGGAIAVIADLRADPPAALVERAKSLGIPVEAGCAVTGVIGKTRVKRVLLGRMSEAGVLSAGEVEADCLLMSGGWTPNVSLHSQARGKLDWNAQIGAFLPGNPVQAQRSAGSCKGVDGLAEVLADGARAGAAAANAAGHDGKAPTFAATGGEAGSGWWLGAVPHDRDAARVRAFVDFQNDVTAKDVKLAVREGMQSIEHIKRYTTTGMATDQGRLSNMNALSIASTALGNEIPQVGLTTFRQPYTPVTLGTLATTSRGDLFDPVRRTPIHDWAAEQGAAFEDVALWKRAWYFPKAGEDMHGAVARECRTVRESLGIFDATTLGKIEIVGPDAAEFLNRIYTNPWTKLGVGRLRYGLMLNEAGFIMDDGVVGRLAEDRFHITTTTGGAPRVLAHMEDYLQTEWGDLNVWLTSTTEQWAVIAVQGPKAREAIAPLVDDIDLATDAFPHMSVREGHVMGGVPCRLFRMSFTGEAGYEVNVPPSRARAVWEAIWSNVEKLGGCAYGTETMHVLRAEKGFIIVGQETDGTVTPDDVGMTWAIGKKKPDFVGKRSLARPDLVAEGRKQMVGLLTKDGKTLLEEGAQVTVERTPARGTSALGHVTSSYHSPAADRPIALAMIANGRARLGETLHVPMPDGGIAVEVVQPVFVDPEGSRLNV, encoded by the coding sequence GTGACGCAAGAAAACCGCACGACCGAAGGCGGCCGCATCGACCGCGGTACGCCCGTTTCCTTCACCTTCGACGGCAAGCGCTACGCGGGCTTTGCCGGCGACACGCTGGCCTCCGCGCTGCTTGCCAACGACGTTCATCTGGTCGGACGCTCGTTCAAGTACCACCGCCCGCGCGGCATCGTCACCGCCGGATCGGAAGAGCCGAACGCGCTTGTCGGTGTGGCGCGCAGCCAGGCGAAACACGCCAGCGGTGAGGCGACGCCAAATCTGCGCGCCACGCAGGTCGAGATCCACGACGGATTGGCGGCGGAAAGCCAGAACCGCTGGCCGTCGCTTTCCTTCGACATCGGCGCGGTCAACGACAAGTTCTCGCCGCTCTTTGTCGCGGGCTTCTATTACAAGACCTTCATGTGGCCGAAGAGCTTCTGGAACAAGGTCTACGAGCCCTTCATTCGCGCCGCCGCCGGTCTCGGCAAGGCGCCGAAAAAGCCCGACACCGACACCTATGCCAACACCTATGCCCATTGCGACGTGCTGGTCGCCGGCGGCGGACCTGCGGGGCTTGCGGCGGCGCTCGGTGCGGCACGCAACGGCGCGCGCGTGATCCTGGCGGATGAACAGGCGGAGTTCGGCGGCAGCCTGTTGCATGAGGCCGGTGCCGAGATTGACGGCATGTCGGCGGCCGATTGGGTCAAGGCCGCCCTTGGCGAACTTTCCGGGAATGAGCGGGTGACGCTTCTGCCGCGCACCACGGTCTTCGGCTATTTCAACCAGAATTTCCTCGCGCTGGCCGAGCGCGTGACCGACCACCTTGCGGAACCGGATCCGTCCCTGCCGCGCGAGCGCATGTGGCAGGTTCGCGCCCGCGAAGTGGTGATCGCCAGTGGCGCCATCGAGCGTCCGCTGGTCTTCCCCGAAAATGATCGCCCCGGCGTGATGATGGCCGAGGCCGGACGGATCTACGCCAATCGCTTCGGCGTTCTTCCCGGCAGGCGAACCGCGGTCGCAACCGCCTGCGACAGCGCCTGGCGCGGGGCTTTCGACATCGCGGAAGCCGGTGGCGCCATCGCGGTGATCGCCGACCTGCGCGCCGATCCGCCGGCGGCGCTTGTCGAGCGCGCCAAGTCCCTTGGCATTCCCGTGGAGGCGGGCTGCGCGGTCACCGGCGTCATCGGAAAAACGCGCGTGAAACGGGTTCTGCTCGGCCGCATGTCGGAGGCGGGCGTTCTGTCGGCAGGCGAGGTCGAGGCCGACTGCCTGCTGATGTCGGGCGGCTGGACGCCGAATGTCAGCCTGCATTCGCAGGCGCGCGGAAAACTCGACTGGAACGCCCAGATCGGCGCCTTCCTGCCGGGCAATCCCGTTCAGGCGCAACGCTCGGCCGGAAGCTGCAAGGGGGTCGACGGCCTCGCCGAGGTGCTGGCCGACGGCGCGCGCGCAGGCGCTGCGGCCGCGAATGCCGCCGGCCACGACGGGAAAGCCCCGACATTCGCCGCAACCGGTGGCGAGGCGGGGTCCGGCTGGTGGCTTGGCGCCGTGCCGCATGACCGCGATGCCGCGCGCGTGCGCGCGTTTGTCGACTTCCAGAACGACGTCACAGCCAAGGATGTGAAGCTTGCCGTGCGCGAGGGCATGCAATCCATCGAGCACATCAAGCGCTACACGACGACCGGCATGGCGACCGATCAGGGGCGCCTCTCCAACATGAACGCGCTGTCGATCGCCTCCACGGCGCTTGGCAACGAAATCCCGCAGGTGGGGCTAACGACGTTCCGTCAACCCTATACGCCGGTCACCCTCGGGACGCTTGCGACCACCTCGCGCGGCGACCTGTTCGACCCCGTGCGCAGGACGCCGATCCACGACTGGGCGGCGGAGCAGGGCGCGGCCTTCGAGGATGTCGCGCTGTGGAAACGTGCCTGGTACTTTCCGAAAGCCGGCGAGGACATGCATGGCGCCGTGGCGCGCGAGTGCCGCACGGTGCGCGAAAGCCTGGGGATCTTCGACGCGACCACCCTCGGCAAGATCGAGATCGTCGGGCCCGATGCGGCGGAATTCCTCAACCGCATCTACACCAACCCCTGGACGAAGCTTGGCGTCGGGCGGTTGCGCTACGGGCTGATGCTCAATGAGGCCGGCTTCATCATGGATGACGGTGTCGTTGGACGGCTGGCGGAGGACCGTTTCCACATCACGACCACCACCGGTGGCGCGCCGCGCGTTCTTGCCCACATGGAAGACTATCTCCAGACCGAGTGGGGCGATTTGAACGTCTGGCTCACCTCAACCACCGAACAATGGGCGGTGATCGCCGTTCAGGGGCCGAAGGCGCGTGAAGCGATTGCCCCGCTTGTCGACGACATCGATCTCGCGACCGACGCCTTCCCGCATATGTCGGTGCGTGAGGGACATGTCATGGGCGGCGTGCCGTGCCGGCTGTTCCGCATGAGTTTTACCGGAGAGGCCGGCTACGAGGTGAACGTCCCGCCATCACGTGCGCGCGCTGTCTGGGAGGCGATCTGGTCCAATGTCGAAAAGCTCGGAGGCTGCGCCTATGGCACGGAGACGATGCACGTACTTCGCGCCGAAAAGGGGTTCATCATCGTTGGCCAGGAAACCGACGGAACGGTGACGCCGGACGATGTCGGCATGACCTGGGCCATCGGCAAGAAGAAGCCGGATTTCGTCGGCAAGCGCTCGCTGGCACGCCCGGACCTCGTCGCCGAAGGTCGCAAGCAGATGGTCGGCCTGCTGACGAAAGACGGCAAGACGCTGCTGGAGGAAGGCGCGCAGGTGACCGTGGAACGGACGCCGGCGCGCGGCACCTCCGCGCTCGGCCATGTCACGTCGTCCTATCATTCGCCGGCCGCCGATCGTCCGATCGCACTTGCCATGATCGCGAACGGACGCGCGCGTCTGGGTGAAACCCTTCACGTTCCGATGCCCGACGGCGGCATCGCCGTCGAGGTCGTCCAGCCCGTATTCGTCGATCCGGAAGGGAGCCGGCTTAATGTCTGA
- a CDS encoding sarcosine oxidase subunit gamma, which yields MSDTALYAPAATDAASFVSRPDVTVTRAAPLARLAFRGDAAAAGKAGAAFGASLPVSPLAANHVGKRAGLWQGPDEWLLLAAPETVVEDVPWGLAKSLSEEIATALGDLPHSVVDVTERNVALIISGQGAARLLNAQVFLDLDESAFPVGQVTRTLFTKAEIVLWRTGPETFVLECWRSFASYVEGLLAEG from the coding sequence ATGTCTGACACCGCCCTTTATGCTCCCGCCGCGACAGACGCCGCGTCCTTTGTCTCGCGCCCGGATGTCACGGTGACGCGGGCAGCGCCACTCGCGCGGCTCGCGTTTCGCGGCGATGCAGCGGCGGCCGGAAAGGCTGGCGCGGCTTTCGGGGCGTCACTGCCGGTCTCGCCCCTTGCCGCGAACCACGTCGGCAAGCGCGCCGGGCTCTGGCAGGGTCCGGACGAATGGTTGCTGCTGGCTGCGCCCGAAACCGTGGTTGAGGATGTGCCCTGGGGGCTTGCGAAGAGCCTCTCCGAAGAGATTGCGACGGCTCTTGGCGACCTGCCCCATTCGGTTGTCGATGTGACGGAGCGCAATGTCGCGCTGATCATCAGCGGGCAAGGGGCAGCGCGGCTTCTCAACGCGCAGGTGTTTCTCGATCTCGACGAAAGCGCCTTTCCCGTCGGACAGGTCACGCGCACGCTCTTCACCAAGGCGGAGATCGTGCTTTGGCGCACGGGACCCGAGACATTCGTCCTGGAATGCTGGCGCAGCTTCGCTTCTTACGTCGAAGGTCTGCTGGCGGAAGGCTAG
- a CDS encoding carbonic anhydrase, with product MCDNHSFDVSRRGLLGLGAAAASTAFAGGFVLPGRALAEETPAAPNDIGPDEAMKRLNDGNARYVSNTPANADFSAGRAARAGAQYPFAGLLSCADSRVSPELVFDQGPGELFVMRVAGNFVDVSGLASIEFGVAALGIPLLVVLGHSNCGAISATIDVIENGTELPGHLPELVNALKPGVEMALAEKPANPLDAATRQNVLYNVEKLKAATPIVADAVAAGRVKVVGGVYDIATGKVEFL from the coding sequence ATGTGTGACAATCATTCCTTCGACGTGTCGCGTCGCGGCCTGCTCGGTCTCGGTGCGGCGGCAGCCTCGACCGCCTTTGCCGGCGGCTTTGTGCTTCCCGGTAGGGCCCTGGCGGAGGAGACGCCGGCGGCTCCCAATGATATTGGCCCCGACGAAGCGATGAAACGCTTGAATGACGGCAATGCCCGCTACGTGTCCAATACACCGGCAAATGCCGACTTTTCGGCGGGCCGCGCTGCGCGCGCGGGCGCGCAATACCCTTTCGCGGGCCTGCTTTCGTGTGCGGATTCGCGCGTTTCGCCGGAACTTGTCTTCGACCAGGGACCGGGTGAACTGTTCGTCATGCGCGTCGCAGGCAATTTCGTCGACGTGAGCGGTCTTGCCAGCATCGAGTTCGGCGTTGCCGCGCTTGGGATTCCGCTGCTTGTCGTGCTCGGCCACAGCAATTGCGGCGCCATTTCGGCCACGATCGACGTCATCGAGAACGGCACCGAACTGCCGGGGCACCTGCCGGAACTCGTCAACGCACTGAAGCCCGGGGTTGAGATGGCGCTCGCGGAGAAGCCGGCCAATCCGCTTGATGCGGCGACCCGACAGAACGTGCTCTACAACGTCGAGAAGCTGAAGGCCGCGACACCCATCGTCGCAGATGCTGTGGCCGCTGGTCGGGTGAAGGTTGTCGGCGGTGTCTACGATATTGCCACCGGCAAGGTCGAGTTTCTCTGA
- a CDS encoding M3 family metallopeptidase translates to MRDPENPLLVSWTGPYGLPPFSRIEPAHYPPAFDITLAEARAEIEAIANDTAEPTFDNTIAALERSGERLTRVASTFFNLTGAHTSPDLQAIERDLAPKLARHSSETLLNQALFSRIERLWQTREALGLDPEQARVLDRYYTMFQRAGAGLTEVDRTRMSEITQELAVLGTQFSQNVLADEAAYHLVLDGEEDLAGLPPFLRAAASEAADERGLAGKHVITLSRSLIEPFLQFSTRRDLREAAFTAWSGRGEGGGDTDNREIISRTLTLRRERAQLLGFDDFAAYKLDDSMAKTPHAVRNLLESVWQPAVAKARNEAKTLQDLAAQDGDNIEIAPWDWHHYCERVRQRDHAIDEAELKPYLQLDSIVTAAFETANRLFGLTFQEEKDLDLYHPDVRAFSVRDRDGTEIGLFLGDYFARASKRSGAWMSAFRKQQKLGGDITPIIVNVMNFAKAPKGQKTLLTFDDAHTLFHEFGHALHGLLSNVTYPMVSGTSVSRDFVELPSQLYEHWLDQPEILQRHAIHVDTGAPMPQDLIERVLAAQTFNSGFETVEYLASALFDLDAHTAPPENTDASALETSTLARLEMPKQIAMRHRPTHFAHVFSGEGYASGYYSYMWSEVMDADAFTAFQETGDIFDPTLAEKLHRHIYSAGGRQDPKDAYTAFRGSLPDADALLKKRGFA, encoded by the coding sequence ATGCGCGACCCCGAAAACCCTCTTCTCGTCTCCTGGACCGGGCCTTATGGCCTGCCGCCCTTTTCCCGCATCGAACCGGCCCATTACCCGCCGGCCTTCGACATAACGCTGGCGGAGGCGCGCGCTGAGATCGAGGCCATCGCGAACGACACGGCGGAGCCAACCTTCGACAACACCATCGCGGCGCTGGAACGCTCCGGCGAACGGCTGACGCGCGTTGCCTCGACCTTCTTCAATCTCACCGGCGCGCACACCTCACCCGACCTTCAGGCGATTGAGCGCGACCTCGCGCCGAAGCTCGCCCGCCATTCCAGCGAAACCCTGTTGAACCAGGCGCTGTTCAGCCGCATCGAACGGCTCTGGCAGACCAGGGAGGCGCTTGGCCTCGATCCCGAGCAGGCGCGGGTGCTGGACCGCTATTACACAATGTTCCAGCGCGCCGGGGCCGGACTGACCGAGGTGGACCGCACGCGCATGAGCGAGATCACCCAGGAGCTCGCCGTGCTCGGCACCCAGTTTTCGCAAAATGTTCTGGCCGATGAGGCCGCCTATCATCTCGTCCTGGACGGTGAAGAGGACCTTGCCGGCCTGCCGCCGTTTCTGCGCGCCGCCGCAAGCGAGGCGGCCGACGAGCGGGGTCTTGCTGGAAAACACGTCATCACCTTGTCGCGCTCGCTGATCGAGCCCTTCCTGCAGTTCTCGACGCGGCGCGATCTGCGCGAAGCAGCCTTCACGGCCTGGAGCGGGCGCGGCGAAGGCGGTGGCGACACCGACAATCGCGAGATCATTTCCCGTACGCTAACGCTGCGGCGGGAACGCGCACAGCTGCTCGGCTTCGACGACTTCGCTGCCTACAAACTCGACGACAGCATGGCAAAAACGCCGCATGCCGTGCGTAACCTGCTGGAAAGCGTTTGGCAGCCGGCGGTCGCCAAGGCGCGCAACGAAGCGAAAACGCTGCAGGACCTTGCCGCGCAGGACGGCGATAACATCGAGATCGCCCCTTGGGACTGGCACCACTATTGCGAGCGCGTGCGTCAGCGCGATCATGCCATCGACGAGGCGGAACTGAAGCCGTATCTGCAACTCGATTCGATCGTCACGGCCGCATTCGAGACCGCCAACCGCCTGTTCGGCCTGACGTTCCAGGAGGAGAAGGATCTCGATCTCTATCATCCGGACGTGCGCGCCTTTTCCGTGCGCGACCGGGACGGCACGGAAATCGGTCTCTTCCTCGGTGACTATTTCGCCCGCGCCTCGAAGCGCTCGGGTGCCTGGATGAGTGCTTTCCGCAAGCAGCAGAAGCTTGGCGGCGATATCACACCGATCATCGTGAACGTGATGAATTTCGCCAAGGCGCCGAAGGGCCAAAAGACACTTCTGACCTTCGACGATGCGCATACGCTGTTCCACGAGTTCGGCCATGCGCTGCACGGCCTCTTGTCGAATGTCACCTATCCGATGGTTTCCGGCACATCTGTATCGCGCGACTTCGTGGAACTGCCGTCGCAGCTATACGAGCACTGGCTGGACCAGCCGGAAATCCTTCAGAGGCATGCGATACATGTCGATACCGGCGCGCCGATGCCGCAGGACCTGATCGAGCGGGTTCTCGCCGCCCAGACCTTCAACTCCGGTTTCGAGACGGTGGAGTATCTGGCGTCTGCCCTCTTCGATCTGGACGCGCATACCGCACCGCCGGAAAACACGGATGCGTCGGCACTGGAGACGTCAACGCTTGCGCGGCTGGAAATGCCGAAGCAGATCGCCATGCGGCACAGGCCCACGCATTTCGCCCATGTGTTTTCCGGCGAAGGCTATGCGTCGGGTTACTACAGCTACATGTGGTCGGAGGTTATGGACGCCGATGCCTTCACCGCGTTCCAGGAGACGGGCGACATTTTCGATCCAACGCTGGCGGAAAAGCTCCATCGTCATATCTACTCCGCCGGCGGTCGGCAGGACCCGAAGGACGCCTACACCGCCTTCCGCGGATCCTTGCCGGACGCGGATGCGCTGTTGAAAAAGCGCGGTTTTGCCTGA
- a CDS encoding AEC family transporter, translated as MLLTLSLTGPFFAVVALGFWAARKGWMPDGAVRSLNVFVFYFAMPALIIRALGRQDIAAALDGPAVVVWALAGLCAFGLAMAVMRIALSAPLAEMALAGQAASVGNIGFLALPLMLAAFGDIAAPSLAVALTIDLVLLIPLSIGLLEWSAGKSGGPRRMLAGVARGVLVNPFILAIGAGGALSLSGLTLAAPIDRFFVFLGNAAGATALFSLGVSLAARQVGGDRRAIALLVALKLIVHPGLVFVLARAFGLEPMQTGLLMIIAAMPIAGNVFVIAERYGVLVQRLSTAILVSTALGVITVSLAIMAAKG; from the coding sequence ATGCTGCTGACGCTCTCCCTCACCGGCCCGTTCTTTGCCGTGGTTGCGCTCGGTTTCTGGGCCGCGCGCAAGGGATGGATGCCGGACGGGGCGGTCCGCAGCCTGAATGTCTTTGTCTTCTATTTCGCCATGCCGGCCCTGATCATCCGCGCCCTGGGCCGTCAGGACATCGCCGCGGCGCTAGACGGTCCCGCTGTCGTCGTGTGGGCGCTGGCCGGGCTGTGCGCCTTCGGACTTGCGATGGCCGTGATGCGGATCGCCCTTTCCGCGCCGCTCGCGGAAATGGCGCTCGCCGGTCAGGCGGCATCCGTGGGCAATATCGGCTTTCTCGCCCTGCCCCTGATGCTGGCGGCCTTCGGCGACATCGCCGCGCCGTCGCTCGCCGTGGCGCTCACCATCGACCTCGTGCTGCTGATTCCGCTTTCCATCGGCCTGCTCGAGTGGTCCGCCGGCAAGAGCGGAGGACCACGGCGGATGCTTGCCGGGGTGGCGCGCGGCGTGCTGGTCAATCCGTTCATCCTGGCGATTGGTGCGGGCGGTGCACTGTCGCTCTCCGGGCTGACGCTAGCCGCCCCCATCGATCGCTTTTTTGTCTTCCTGGGCAATGCCGCCGGGGCGACAGCGCTGTTTTCGCTCGGCGTTTCACTTGCCGCGCGCCAGGTTGGCGGTGACAGGCGCGCCATCGCGCTTCTTGTCGCGCTCAAGCTCATTGTCCATCCGGGGCTCGTTTTCGTCCTGGCACGCGCCTTCGGCCTCGAGCCGATGCAGACCGGACTGCTGATGATCATCGCGGCCATGCCGATCGCAGGCAATGTCTTCGTTATCGCCGAGCGTTACGGGGTGCTGGTTCAGCGTCTTTCAACCGCGATCCTGGTATCGACCGCACTCGGCGTAATCACCGTGTCGCTTGCGATCATGGCCGCCAAGGGCTGA
- a CDS encoding pyridoxamine 5'-phosphate oxidase family protein, which yields MSFTVEKPPLPAFYDDLDLTLDEILHRLRDGARNRHSAFHTPAVATVTPQGAPDVRTMVLRGVDNAPLRLRFHTDKRTGKAYQLSQNPLGFCEIYDSNCKIQLRLACDMTLLDDGETVERAWAQTRPMSRACYQTETAPGTEIPAPGAVVPDTARIDEGRSNFAVLMAEITTMEWLYLAARGHARARFERDGTHWTGCWLAP from the coding sequence ATGTCGTTCACCGTCGAAAAACCGCCCCTTCCAGCCTTCTATGATGATCTGGACCTGACGCTTGACGAGATCCTGCACAGGCTCCGCGACGGGGCACGCAACCGGCATTCGGCATTTCATACGCCAGCGGTCGCGACAGTGACCCCGCAGGGCGCACCGGATGTGCGCACGATGGTTCTCAGGGGCGTGGATAACGCACCGCTGCGGCTGCGCTTCCACACCGACAAAAGGACCGGAAAGGCCTATCAACTTTCACAAAATCCGCTCGGATTTTGTGAAATCTACGATTCAAATTGCAAAATTCAGCTCAGATTGGCGTGCGACATGACGTTGCTCGACGACGGTGAAACGGTCGAGCGTGCCTGGGCGCAGACCCGGCCGATGAGCCGCGCCTGCTATCAGACCGAAACCGCGCCGGGCACCGAAATCCCCGCTCCCGGCGCCGTCGTTCCCGACACGGCACGGATCGACGAGGGGCGGTCGAATTTTGCGGTGCTGATGGCGGAGATCACGACAATGGAGTGGCTCTATCTCGCGGCCAGAGGTCACGCGCGCGCCCGGTTTGAGCGCGACGGGACGCACTGGACAGGCTGCTGGCTTGCGCCGTGA
- a CDS encoding DUF1127 domain-containing protein, whose protein sequence is MLDNLVRKYHSWQKYRRTHDELSRLSNRELNDLGIGRGDIDFIARSNMR, encoded by the coding sequence ATGCTCGATAATCTCGTACGCAAGTATCATTCTTGGCAGAAGTACCGCCGCACGCATGACGAACTGTCGCGGCTCTCGAACCGTGAACTGAACGACCTCGGCATCGGTCGTGGCGACATCGATTTCATCGCCCGCAGCAACATGCGTTAA
- a CDS encoding DUF1127 domain-containing protein gives MFDSLARTYRNWRTYQNTVSELSRLTTRELDDLGIARADISQVARRASR, from the coding sequence ATGTTTGATTCACTTGCACGCACGTACCGCAACTGGCGGACCTATCAGAACACCGTTTCCGAGCTGTCGCGTCTCACCACGCGCGAACTCGACGATCTCGGAATCGCCCGCGCCGACATCTCCCAGGTCGCTCGTCGCGCCAGCCGGTAA